One part of the Synechococcus sp. UW179A genome encodes these proteins:
- a CDS encoding high light inducible protein: MSIKAETCQQNNVEEVDSGELNAWRRGFTPQAEIWNGRLAMLGLSVSLGILFVIRVSASSAPAA, from the coding sequence ATGTCGATCAAGGCCGAGACGTGCCAACAAAACAATGTTGAAGAGGTTGATTCCGGTGAATTGAATGCCTGGCGTAGGGGTTTTACTCCTCAAGCAGAAATCTGGAACGGACGCCTGGCAATGCTGGGTTTGTCTGTGTCGCTCGGAATTCTGTTTGTGATCAGAGTTTCCGCTTCCAGTGCCCCAGCCGCCTGA